In Hippoglossus stenolepis isolate QCI-W04-F060 chromosome 13, HSTE1.2, whole genome shotgun sequence, a single genomic region encodes these proteins:
- the LOC118119924 gene encoding 1-phosphatidylinositol 4,5-bisphosphate phosphodiesterase delta-4: MDPEGSHIRDDPHVKVMMAGSTLRKVKSRSWKKPRHFRLLEDGLTIWYKSRWAGKGHSTFSVTELEAVREGHQSEVLLSIAEEFPADLCFTLVFHGRQGNLDLVADSPEEARAWIQGVRKLIHKAQTMDEKERLDQWVWDWFQKADKNKDGKMNFKEVRKLLKMMNVDMNEEHALHLFTMADKSESGSLEIEQFVHFYKILTQRDEVWKVFQDYSGDGEKLLMDELESFLRMEQHGGERSAQNARELIDRYEPSETAKKQGAMSLDGFQMYLCSQEGSIFNPEHQGLHQDMSQPLSHYFISSSHNTYLLENQLRGHSSLEAYIQALKRGCRCVELDSWDGSDGEPVVYHGHTLTSKILFRDIISTLKEYAFKASDFPVILSLENHCGVEQQALMAQHLRQILGDTLLSTPLDGQMPQQLPSPQELKGKILLKAKKIGGLENCLDETLTDEVSDEEEMANDEAESLSAGDPPAGCVDDNKKKSKSKLSRELSDLVVYCKSVHFHGFEYARSHSKCYEMSSLSESKAKRLAKEAGTDFVQHNARQLSRIYPSGLRTDSSNYNPQDMWNVGCQIVALNFQTAGLEMDLNDGLFRQNHRCGYILKPDFMREGKAQFSPEKPGELQGYTPLRLSIQVISGQQLPKVNQKEGSIVDPLVRVEIYGVPQDQAKEETSHINNNGFNPLWNETLNFIIHAPELALVRFVVEDYDKASRNDFIGQFTLPFTCIQAGFRHIHLLSRDGTAIPPSSLFVNISISELT, encoded by the exons ATGGATCCCGAAGGCTCTC ATATCCGAGATGACCCACATGTCAAGGTCATGATGGCGGGGTCGACTCTGAGAAAAGTCAAGTCCCGCTCGTGGAAGAAGCCGCGGCACTTCCGCCTCCTGGAGGACGGCCTGACCATCTGGTACAAATCCAGATGGGCAGGGAAGGGTCACTCCACCT TCTCAGTGACCGAGTTGGAGGCCGTGCGCGAGGGCCACCAGTCAGAGGTCCTGCTGAGCATCGCCGAGGAGTTCCCCGCTGACCTCTGCTTCACCTTGGTGTTTCATGGTCGCCAAGGCAACCTGGACCTAGTGGCGGACTCCCCAGAGGAGGCGCGGGCCTGGATCCAGGGGGTGCGCAAGTTAATTCACAAGGCTCAGACGATGGACGAGAAGGAGAGGCTGGACCA ATGGGTCTGGGACTGGTTCCAGAAAGCTGACAAGAACAAAGACGGCAAGATGAATTTCAAAGAAGTGCGCAAACTGCTGAAGATGATGAACGTGGACATGAATGAAGAACATGCTCTCCATCTCTTCACG ATGGCCGATAAGTCAGAGAGCGGCTCTTTGGAAATCGAGCAGTTTGTCCACTTCTACAAGATCCTGACTCAGCGGGACGAGGTGTGGAAGGTGTTCCAGGACTACTCTGGGGACggagagaagctgctgatggACGAGCTGGAGAGCTTCCTGAGGATGGAGCAGCACGGGGGGGAGCGGAGTGCCCAGAACGCCCGGGAGCTGATCGATCGCTACGAACCCTCGGAGACAG CCAAGAAACAAGGTGCCATGTCTCTCGATGGCTTCCAGATGTACCTGTGCTCCCAGGAGGGCTCCATATTCAACCCTGAGCACCAGGGTCTGCACCAGGACATGAGCCAGCCGCTCAGCCACTacttcatctcctcctcgcACAACACGTACCTCCTGGAGAACCAGCTCCGAGGACACAGCAGCCTGGAGGCCTACATCCA ggccCTGAAAAGAGGCTGTCGCTGTGTAGAGCTGGACTCCTGGGACGGCAGTGATGGGGAACCTGTTGTGTATCATGGTCACACTTTGACTTCTAAGATTCTTTTCAGAGACATCATTTCCACACTCAAGGAATACGCCTTCAAG GCGTCGGACTTCCCGGTCATTCTGTCCCTTGAGAATCACTGTggtgtggagcagcaggcgCTCATGGCCCAGCACCTCCGCCAAATCTTGGGTGACACGCTACTGAGCACCCCGCTGGACGGACAGATGCCTCAGCAGCTTCCTTCTCCACAG GAACTGAAGGGGAAAATCTTGCTGAAAGCCAAGAAGATCGGTGGTCTAGAAAACTGTCTGGATGAAACCCTGACGGATGAAGTCAGCGACGAGGAAGAGATGGCAAACGATGAAGCTGAGAGCCTGTCTGCCGGAGACCCCCCTGCTGGGTGTGTGGATGACAATAAAAAG AAATCCAAGTCCAAGCTGTCGAGGGAGCTGTCGGACTTGGTGGTTTATTGCAAGAGCGTGCACTTCCACGGCTTTGAGTACGCTCGCTCTCACAGCAAGTGCTACGAAATGTCCTCTCTGTCTGAATCCAAGGCCAAGAGGCTCGCTAAGGAAGCAG GGACAGATTTTGTGCAGCACAACGCGAGGCAGCTGAGCAGGATTTACCCCAGCGGCCTCAGGACCGACTCTTCCAACTACAACCCACAGGACATGTGGAACGTGGGCTGTCAGATCG TGGCTCTGAACTTCCAGACAGCCGGACTGGAAATGGATCTGAACGACGGGCTGTTCAGGCAGAACCACCGCTGCGGCTACATCCTCAAGCCGGACTTCATGAGAGAGGGCAAAGCTCAGTTCAGTCCAGAGAAACCTGGGGAGCTGCAGGGCTACACACCACTCCGCTTATCCatacag GTGATTAGTGGACAGCAGCTGCCAAAGGTGAACCAGAAGGAGGGCTCTATAGTGGACCCCCTGGTCAGAGTGGAGATCTATGGAGTGCCACAGGACCAGGCCAAGGAAGAGACCAGTCACATCAACAACAATG GATTCAACCCATTATGGAATGAAACTCTGAATTTCATCATCCACGCCCCTGAACTGGCGCTGGTTCGCTTCGTCGTGGAGGATTACGACAAGGCGTCCAGGAATGACTTCATTGGACAGTTCACTCTTCCATTCACATGCATCCAAGCAG GATTCCGTCACATACATCTGCTCTCTAGAGACGGAACagccatccctccctcctccctctttgtcAACATCAGCATCTCAGAGCTCACATGA